A genomic segment from Drosophila willistoni isolate 14030-0811.24 chromosome 2L unlocalized genomic scaffold, UCI_dwil_1.1 Seg168, whole genome shotgun sequence encodes:
- the LOC6643263 gene encoding uncharacterized protein LOC6643263, with translation MWTDLWILVAVISFPGGLAYKNIRLQDTLCSDALLYTLAKPFRGDPTVRLEFDEYSGSIVTQTWNLTLPLGHAANKIKYNCQFRVVTNERPPRGIYTIITKLKFRKDPVSQKCIDYIQFSSGNRPPSEKICNDIAIDGHAGRLIFDQRDRDVNIHIYIERDRHIFGEPLELRMVLTAHSECQFNGDFLCNPKDPYSCISRHFVGDNVTNCLFPCRDEGTCFHDVIAAEEMDTTNVAISAITSLIFTMLGVGFCVWVCWKYWNCITVQQRAHEASAARFNQRRARSDVPTIELPTAPSYDDVGVVTSEPEQQSTTPKDLPPSYESLFPDR, from the exons ATGTGGACAGACTTGTGGATTCTGGTGGCAGTAATTAGTTTTCCTGGAGGATTAGCCTACAAGAATA TTCGTTTGCAGGACACACTTTGCTCGGATGCTTTGCTTTATACGTTAGCTAAACCTTTTCGTGGCGATCCTACTGTCCGTTTGGAATTCGACGAATATTCAGGTTCCATAGTGACACAAACATGGAATCTAACTTTGCCTCTGGGTCACGCGGCAAACAAAATCAAGTACAACTGCCAATTCCGTGTTGTGACCAACGAACGTCCTCCTCGAGGTATCTACACAATCATTACAAAGCTAAAGTTCCGCAAAGATCCGGTCTCACAAAAGTGCATCGACTACATCCAATTCTCAAGTGGCAATCGTCCTCCTAGTGAGAAGATTTGCAATGACATTGCCATTGATGGTCATGCTGGGCGTCTGATTTTTGACCAACGGGATCGCGATGTCAATATCCATATTTACATTGAGAGAGATCGCCATATCTTTGGTGAACCGCTGGAACTGCGTATGGTTCTGACAGCCCACTCTGAGTGCCAGTTCAATGGTGATTTTCTATGCAATCCAAAGGATCCGTACTCCTGCATATCACGGCATTTTGTGGGAGACAATGTTACAAATTGCTTGTTCCCATGCCGGGATGAGGGTACTTGTTTTCACGATGTCATTGCCGCTGAGGAAATGGACACCACAAATGTGGCTATATCGGCCATAACATCGCTGATCTTCACCATGCTGGGCGTGGGTTTCTGCGTATGGGTCTGTTGGAAATACTGGAACTGTATCACAGTTCAGCAGCGTGCACACGAAGCCTCTGCGGCACGGTTCAATCAGCGCAGGGCAAGG TCTGATGTACCCACTATTGAATTGCCAACGGCTCCATCCTATGACGATGTTGGTGTTGTCACAAGTGAGCCAGAGCAGCAGTCAACAACACCGAAAGATTTGCCGCCCAGCTATGAATCTCTATTTCCAGATAGATAA
- the LOC6643261 gene encoding solute carrier family 25 member 35 translates to MLQIATSDFVLGGVAAMGAVVITNPLEVIKTRIQLQGELTARGSYVKPYKGVLQAFTTVIKNEGILSLEKGLSPALCFQFIINSFRLSIYTHAVEKRWVHDKNGNISYGRGLVWGAIGGVVGSYCSSPFFMIKTQLQSQAAKEIAVGYQHPHTSMRNAFSRIYQENGIFGLWRGSMASVWRATVASSVQIATFGKAKALLSENNLVTQPTCLSFCSGLAAGSCVSVAITPLDVITTRLYNQGVDVHGRGLFYKGWMDCFFKILKSEGVYGMYKGFWAIYLRSAPYSTLVLLFFDELVALRDKYASQ, encoded by the exons ATGCTTCAGATAGCTACATCGGATTTTGTCTTGGGTGGTGTGGCTGCCATGGGTGCAGTGGTTATCACGAATCCGCTTGAGGTCATCAAAACCCGTATACAACTGCAGGGAGAGCTCACCGCCCGAGGATCCTATGTGAAACCGTATAAAGGAGTCCTTCAGGCGTTTACCACCGTTATCAAAAATGAGGGTATATTAAGCTTGGAAAAAGGACTATCACCAGCGTTATGCTTTCAGTTTATCATTAATTCTTTTCG ATTAAGCATCTACACTCATGCTGTGGAAAAGCGTTGGGTCCATGATAAGAATGGCAATATCTCTTATGGACGGGGCTTGGTTTGGGGAGCAATTGGTGGCGTTGTCGGCTCCTATTGCTCTAGTCCATTTTTCATg ATTAAAACGCAGCTGCAATCTCAGGCGGCTAAGGAAATAGCCGTTGGCTATCAACATCCGCACACTTCCATGCGAAATGCGTTTAGCCGGATTTACCAAGAGAATGGCATCTTTGGTCTATGGAGGGGTTCCATGGCTTCAGTATGGCGGGCAACTGTGGCATCATCTGTTCAAATAGCTACTTTTGGAAAGGCCAAAGCTTTGCTTTCTGAAAATAATTTGGTTACCCAGCCCACTTGTTTGTCTTTCTGTTCTGGACTGGCGGCGGGCTCATGTGTTTCGGTGGCCATTACCCCATTGGATGTAATCACAACCCGTTTATATAATCAAGGAGTTGATGTTCATGGACGAGGTCTCTTTTACAAAGGCTGGATGGATTGCTTTTTTAAGATCCTGAAATCCGAAGGTGTTTATGGGATGTATAAGGGCTTTTGGGCAATTTATTTGCGAAGTGCACCCTACTCTACattggttttgttgttctttgaTGAGCTTGTTGCTCTGCGAGACAAATATGCCTCACAATAA
- the LOC6643270 gene encoding uncharacterized protein LOC6643270, producing the protein MTTAAVYKLTIPVIMIVCNVFAPSAHGQSYLLTLENVLTRQLPYNTTGNNNTSLETEVFADPTDNNTRIFVYKNTVVESSPNELSQTAMDVITIVWYVATFLALAAFFMLMACSDRRCRDVRSHPSATTNEGMRAPPTPSPSYSEFAPPSYDTVIKMQHAAKTSVFVIPFNGENKSNEGVIATPTITAPVCNVFTVNEVQKAAH; encoded by the exons ATGACGACGGCGGCGGTGTACAAGTTAACAATTCCAGTAATTATGATAG TCTGCAATGTCTTTGCGCCAAGTGCACACGGTCAGTCATACCTGCTTACGCTTGAGAACGTTCTCACACGTCAATTGCCATACAATACGACGGGAAATAATAATACCTCATTGGAGACCGAAGTATTTGCCGATCCCACTGATAATAATACCAGGATATTTGTCTACAAGAACA CTGTTGTTGAATCGTCGCCAAACGAACTCTCACAGACTGCCATGGATGTGATCACGATTGTTTGGTATGTGGCCACATTTTTGGCACTGGCTGCCTTCTTTATGCTGATGGCTTGCTCGGATCGTCGCTGTCGAGATGTCCGCAGTCATCCTAGTGCCACCACAAATGAAGGAATGCGTGCACCACCCACTCCTTCGCCTTCTTACAGTGAATTTGCCCCGCCCAGCTATGACACGGTGATCAAAATGCAACATGCGGCCAAGACAAGTGTCTTTGTCATACCGTTCAATGGGGAGAATAAGTCCAATGAGGGAGTCATCGCCACGCCCACTATAACTGCACCTGTCTGTAATGTGTTTACGGTCAATGAAGTGCAAAAAGCGGCGCATTAA
- the LOC6643260 gene encoding peptide-N(4)-(N-acetyl-beta-glucosaminyl)asparagine amidase: MVDINLECVHLIEPHAQANRNSNKEPQQLKNSYLEAVRILLVLLENVLTQPSNEKFRTIRLENKTIKEKLLSLPGCDQLLEAIGFKRQANSNSYLLPSEVSLQQIQKYRDVLIERRAAWLSGSAMANLSPSPVPAISKTVAASPLFIQPSVPYRQRISFPRVLNTPNRFLQSLELYSDAVLQYEDELLLAAGRNLIPVDELTCKASEKLISMQELIATGECQEREPCIRDLLLVELTNWFNTEFFEWVNNMPCQVCGSEESKLRRTETEGDVRVEVTVCCGQQTKFYRYNDISQLLVSRKGRCGEYANCFTFLCRCLDYDARLVHSHFDHVWTEVYSETQMRWLHVDPSDNVVDSPLMYQHGWKRSIDYVFAYSRDDAQDVTWRYTNNHQQILQQRRLCTEKELIETLAKIREKRQQSVNSERKKFLSQRNMCEVIAMTVERKPTEGELKGRSSGSLTWRQSRGEHTFSNIFVFEPNQTEVDKCQLNIRYSCSMDAYERYTKEGDNVKVLNTYKTWQSAQFSSKNINRKVERDWKMAYLARLEDTDSAEITWKFDLSKTKLIVKSYKLTFDTKTFGEGKIDVQIKNANGQLSNLENAKEFEIVAKLSGGKGDVAWQHTQLFRQSLNSREFPFDLQLQLH, encoded by the exons ATGGTGGACATAAACTTGGAATGTGTGCATTTAATAGAACCCCACGCTCAGGCCAATCGAAACAGCAACAAAGAGCCGcagcaattgaaaaattcctATCTCGAGGCAGTGCGCATTCTTTTGGTGTTGCTGGAAAATGTACTAACACAACCGTCGAATGAAAAGTTTCGCACCATACGACTGGAAAATAAGACCATTAAGGAGAAGCTATTGTCTTTACCCGGCTGTGATCAGTTGCTGGAAGCCATAGGATTTAAGCGGCAGGCGAATTCCAATTCTTACCTACTCCCCAGCGAAGTTTCATTGCAACAAATTCAAAAGTATCGAGACGTGCTTATTGAGAGGAGGGCAGCTTGGCTGAGTGGCAGCGCCATGGCCAATCTCAGCCCCAGTCCGGTGCCAGCTATTTCCAAGACTGTCGCCGCTTCGCCTTTGTTTATCCAGCCTTCAGTGCCCTACCGTCAACGTATTAGCTTTCCTCGAGTTCTT AACACTCCCAACCGCTTTCTGCAATCCCTGGAACTATATTCGGATGCGGTGTTGCAGTACGAAGATGAGTTACTTTTGGCCGCTGGTCGGAACCTGATACCGGTAGATGAACTCACCTGCAAGGCTAGCGAAAAGTTGATATCTATGCAGGAATTAATTGCCACAGGCGAGTGTCAGGAGCGGGAACCATGCATAAGGGATTTGCTGCTGGTGGAGTTGACCAATTGGTTCAACACCGAGTTCTTTGAATGGGTAAATAACATGCCCTGCCAAGTGTGCGGCAGTGAGGAGAGTAAACTACGGCGCACCGAAACTGAGGGAGATGTACGCGTCGAGGTGACTGTTTGTTGTGGCCAACAGACTAAATTCTATCGCTATAATGACATCTCGCAGCTGCTGGTCTCCCGGAAGGGACGCTGCGGCGAATATGCCAATTGTTTTACATTCCTGTGTCGCTGTCTGGACTACGATGCCCGACTGGTGCACTCCCATTTCGACCATGTATGGACGGAGGTGTATTCAGAGACCCAAATGCGCTGGCTGCATGTGGATCCCTCTGACAATGTGGTGGACTCGCCGTTAATGTATCAACATGGCTGGAAGCGCAGCATTGACTATGTGTTTGCTTACTCCCGCGACGATGCGCAGGATGTGACATGGCGCTACACGAACAACCACCAGCAGATACTGCAACAGCGTCGATTGTGCACTGAAAAGGAGCTGATCGAGACTCTTGCCAAGATACGAGAGAAGCGTCAACAATCTGTTAACTCGGAACGCAAAAAGTTCCTAAGTCAGCGTAATATGTGCGAGGTCATTGCTATGACCGTAGAacg CAAGCCAACTGAAGGCGAGCTAAAAGGCAGAAGCTCCGGCAGCCTGACCTGGCGTCAGTCGCGTGGCGAGCATACATTCTCGAAC ATTTTTGTATTTGAACCCAACCAAACGGAAGTCGACAAATGTCAACTAAATATACGCTATAGTTGCTCCATGGATGCATATGAACGCTACACCAAAG AGGGCGATAATGTTAAGGTGTTAAACACCTACAAGACTTGGCAGAGTGCTCAATTTTCgtcaaaaaatattaatcGCAAAGTAGAACGGGATTGGAAAATGGCATACTTGGCACGTCTGG AGGATACCGATAGTGCCGAAATTACATGGAAATTTGATCTCTCAAAGACTAAACTAATAGTGAAATCGTACAAATTGACGTTCGATACGAAAACCTTCGGAGAAGGCAAAATCGATGTGCAAATCAAAAATGCCAATGGCCAATTGTCTAATCTAGAGAATGCCAAAGAGTTTGAAATTGTGGCCAAGTTAAGTGGCGGCAAGGGTGATGTTGCCTGGCAGCATACCCAACTCTTTAGACAGAGTCTAAACTCTCGAGAATTTCCATTTGACTTGCAATTACAATTgcattaa
- the LOC6643262 gene encoding solute carrier family 25 member 35 — MATSDFVLGGLASVGATFFTNPIEVIKTRIQLQGELAARGTYVEPYKGIVQAFVTVAKNDGMLGLQKGLAPALCFQFIINSFRLSIYSTAVEKRWMHNKQGEISYGLGLMWGAIGGVVGSYCSSPFFLIKTQLQSQAAKQIAVGFQHEHSSMSDALRQIWQKNGIVGLWRGSVAALPRAAVGSGAQIATFGKTKSLLQEYDLVTQPSCNSFCAGLIAGSIMSVAITPPDVITTRLYNQGVDAQGRGLLYKGWLDCFLKIFKAEGVYGMYKGFWANYLRIAPHSTLVLLFFDELIAVREKYDLHY, encoded by the exons ATGGCAACATCTGACTTTGTACTTGGAGGCTTAGCCTCGGTGGGTGCCACTTTCTTTACCAATCCCATCGAAGTAATCAAGACGCGCATTCAATTGCAAGGAGAATTGGCTGCTCGCGGCACTTATGTGGAGCCATACAAGGGTATTGTCCAGGCCTTTGTCACGGTGGCCAAAAATGATGGGATGCTGGGCCTACAGAAGGGTTTGGCGCCAGCTCTGTGCTTCCAGTTTATTATAAATTCCTTTCG GCTGAGCATTTACTCTACGGCTGTGGAGAAGCGTTGGATGCACAATAAGCAAGGCGAAATATCCTATGGCTTGGGACTCATGTGGGGCGCCATTGGCGGCGTTGTTGGTTCCTATTGCTCCAGCCCGTTTTTCTTG ATTAAGACGCAGCTTCAATCCCAGGCGGCTAAACAAATAGCTGTTGGCTTCCAGCATGAGCACTCCTCCATGTCAGATGCACTGCGGCAAATTTGGCAAAAGAATGGAATTGTCGGTTTATGGCGTGGCTCTGTGGCAGCACTGCCACGAGCGGCTGTGGGGTCAGGTGCCCAGATTGCCACATTTGGTAAAACTAAATCATTGCTGCAGGAGTACGATCTAGTCACTCAACCCAGCTGCAATTCGTTTTGTGCTGGTCTAATTGCGGGATCCATAATGTCGGTCGCCATAACACCACCAGATGTTATCACCACGCGTCTGTACAATCAAGGCGTCGATGCTCAAGGTCGAGGTCTGCTTTACAAAGGCTGGCTAGACTGCTTCCTAAAGATTTTTAAGGCGGAAGGTGTTTACGGTATGTATAAGGGCTTTTGGGCCAACTATTTGAGAATTGCTCCGCATTCGACTCTAGTCTTGTTGTTCTTTGACGAACTGATCGCCGTGCGTGAGAAATACGATCTGCACTATTAA